A single Nicotiana tabacum cultivar K326 chromosome 5, ASM71507v2, whole genome shotgun sequence DNA region contains:
- the LOC107775131 gene encoding uncharacterized protein LOC107775131 — MNDEDLLEKTLTTFHASNMVLQQQYHERGFKKYSELISCLLVAEQHNTLLLKNHEARPTGSAPIPEANMAARCDKSGKRQNNNHGHMNVRGYDNVKRRYDSRHRVGHGKRENNMGSQNNPSKGKSGNCHRCGMKGHWKIECRAPEHFVRIYQNSIKRKANNVGASSANAPVESHLTFKNDFEAGPSNKNDDNAEANLALKDDDFQGLDDLTHLEVEDFFGDQN; from the coding sequence ATGAATGATGAGGATTTGCTGGAAAAAACTCTTACTACTTTCCATGCCTCAAATATGGTATTACAACAGCAATACCATGAAAGGggttttaaaaagtattctgaattgATCTCATGCCTTCTGGTGGCTGAGCAACATAACACCCTTTTactgaaaaatcatgaagctcgtCCCACAGGGTCAGCTCCGATTCCTGAAGCAAATATGGCAGCTAGATGTGATAAGTCTGGAAAAAGACAGAATAATAATCATGGCCATATGAATGTACGTGGGTATGACAATGTTAAGAGACGATATGATAGTCGTCATCGTGTTGGTCATGGAAAACGAGAGAACAATATGGGTTCTCAAAACAATCCTTCAAAAGGCAAAAGTGGTAACTGCCACCGCTGTGGCATGAAAGGTCATTGGAAAATTGAATGTCGTGCACCTGAGCATTTTGTCAGGATTTATCAAAACTCCATCAAAAGAAAGGCAAATAATGTTGGAGCATCTTCTGCTAATGCCCCAGTGGAGTCACACTTGACctttaaaaatgattttgagGCAGGGCCTTCAAACAAAAATGATGACAATGCCGAGGCAAATCTTGCTTTGAAAGATGATGATTTTCAAGGCCTCGATGATCTTACTCATTTGGAAGTTGAAGATTTCTTTGGAGATCAAAACTAA